In Desulfuromonas sp. KJ2020, a single window of DNA contains:
- the lptB gene encoding LPS export ABC transporter ATP-binding protein, protein MSRKLSAQGLCKAYKGRQVVRGVDLAVSSGEVIGLLGPNGAGKTTSFYMVVGLIRPDSGRVFLDDLELTDFPMFQRARAGISYLPQEASVFRKLTVAQNLLAILETLNIPAAECRKRKDRLLEEFRLSHVAETYGYALSGGERRRLEIARALVIEPSFILLDEPFAGIDPIAVMDIQNIIGDLKARGIGVLISDHNVRETLGVCDSAYILNEGGILEYGTPAEIAGSERARAIYLGDKFKL, encoded by the coding sequence GTGAGTCGCAAGTTATCGGCTCAGGGGCTCTGCAAGGCGTACAAGGGCCGTCAGGTGGTCCGTGGCGTGGATCTGGCGGTCTCTTCCGGTGAGGTTATCGGCCTTCTTGGGCCCAACGGCGCCGGGAAAACGACTTCCTTCTACATGGTCGTGGGGTTGATACGCCCTGATTCTGGAAGGGTTTTCCTCGATGACCTCGAGTTGACGGATTTCCCCATGTTCCAGCGCGCGCGGGCCGGTATATCGTATCTCCCTCAGGAGGCTTCGGTTTTTCGAAAACTGACGGTGGCCCAGAATTTACTGGCTATTCTGGAAACGCTCAATATCCCTGCGGCCGAATGCAGGAAACGGAAAGATCGCCTTTTGGAAGAATTCCGTCTCAGCCACGTAGCCGAAACTTATGGATATGCCCTCTCCGGTGGCGAAAGGAGACGGCTTGAAATTGCCAGGGCCCTGGTCATTGAACCTTCTTTCATCCTGTTGGATGAGCCTTTTGCCGGGATTGACCCGATAGCTGTCATGGACATCCAAAATATCATTGGCGATTTGAAGGCCCGTGGTATCGGCGTTCTTATTTCGGACCACAACGTGCGTGAAACCCTGGGTGTTTGTGACAGTGCCTACATACTTAATGAAGGGGGCATCCTGGAGTATGGAACCCCCGCTGAAATTGCCGGGAGTGAAAGAGCCCGGGCGATCTATCTTGGGGATAAGTTCAAACTTTAA
- the lptA gene encoding lipopolysaccharide transport periplasmic protein LptA, protein MKTWVSVFILLTCLLAPCGVFAQENAADSLGNRNEPIHVVSDRLEADQAGKEVRFLGNVVAKQGEVVIYAQEMRLVYSSESREVEKVVAIGDVRIVQGDRVATGQQGTLFNTEKKMVLTGNPKLFQGENSVSGDEITVYLQEERSTVSSAGGSRVQAIFHPKEESP, encoded by the coding sequence ATGAAAACCTGGGTCTCGGTGTTCATCCTGTTGACTTGTCTGCTGGCACCCTGTGGGGTCTTCGCTCAGGAAAATGCTGCTGACAGTCTCGGTAATCGCAATGAGCCGATCCATGTGGTTTCCGACCGGCTCGAAGCTGACCAGGCAGGGAAAGAGGTTCGCTTTCTCGGGAATGTTGTGGCCAAACAAGGTGAGGTTGTCATTTATGCCCAGGAGATGCGCCTGGTCTATAGTAGCGAATCCCGCGAAGTGGAAAAGGTGGTCGCCATTGGCGATGTGCGAATCGTTCAGGGTGACCGCGTGGCAACGGGGCAGCAGGGCACTCTCTTCAATACAGAGAAGAAAATGGTTCTGACCGGGAATCCCAAACTGTTTCAAGGTGAAAACTCGGTCAGCGGCGACGAAATCACCGTCTATCTCCAGGAGGAACGAAGCACTGTGAGCAGCGCCGGAGGATCCAGAGTGCAGGCCATCTTTCATCCGAAAGAGGAAAGTCCGTGA